A segment of the Pirellulales bacterium genome:
GCTCGCGTCGGCCGTGATGAACGGCAGATTGATGTCGGTCGTGGCCGACGAACTGAGTTCTTTCTTGGCCTTTTCGCAGGCTTCCTGCAGGCGTTGCAGGGCCATCGTGTCCTTGCGCAGGTCGATACCTTGCTCGCGCTGGAACTCGTCGGCCACATAGTTGATCAGGGCCTGGTCGAAGTCGTCGCCGCCCAGGTGCGTGTCGCCGTTGGTGCTGATCACCCGGAACACACCCTCGGCAACCTCGAGCACCGAGACGTCGAACGTCCCGCCGCCGAGGTCGAAGACCACGATTTTTTCCGCTTCCTTCTTGTCGAGGCCATAGGCCAGGGCCGCTGCGGTGGGCTCGTTGATGATCCGCACCACTTCGAGGCCGGCGATCTGCCCGGCGTCTTTGGTTGCCTGGCGCTGGGCATCGTTGAAGTAGGCCGGGACCGTGATCACGGCCTTGTTCACCTTGTGGCCCAGGTACGACTCGGCCGATTCCTTGAGCTTCTGCAGCACCTTGGCCGAGACTTCAGGCGGCGTGAATTGCTTGTCGCCGATCCCGACTTTCACGTACTCCTGCGGCCCGCCGGTGATCGTGTAGGGGACGATCTTCTCTTCGGCTTCGACCTCGGCGTGCCGCCGGCCCATGAAGCGCTTGATCGACGAAACGGTGCGCCGCGGGTTGGTCACCGCCTGCCGACGCGCAGGCTCACCGACGAGCGTTTCGCCCTTGTCGGTGAACGCCACGACGCTGGGGGTCAACCGATTGCCCTCGGCATTGGGGATCACCTTGGCGTCTTTTCCTTCCATCACGGACACCACCGAGTTGGTTGTGCCGAGATCGATCCCGATGATCTTTTCGCCTTGAGCCATGGAGGAGGTTCCTTTCTCGATGTGTCGCCTTTACTCGCGATGGAGGGCTACATCTGGCAAGTGCTGTGCCGCACATGCCTCGGGTTCTCTGGCGTGTCGCAAGTAGCTGTTATGAAGAGGGTTACGGTTGCTGTTTCAATCTTGTTGGCGGGCCAGGCGGAATCGCTTGCCGTAGCGGCTGCCATATTGACACACCGCCAAGGCGAGAGCGATTGCTGCTGTCAAATTGGCAGTAACACGGGGAACCCGGAAATCCCTATCAAGAGCCGCCTCGCTGGCGAGTAATGCTCACTTCTCGCCGGTGGGTCAATCACCTCGCTGGCCGTGCGCTCGCCTTCGAGCCGTCCGCTCCTTGACACCCCCTAGCGACAAAACTACAAGGGGACTCGCTTCTTCTTCCGGCAGCCGCATTCTGGCTGCCGCGCTTTTTTCCGGGGGGCCCGACAGGGCGAGCCGATCTCCATGGGCAAGGGCAAAACGTCCGTCAAGCCGGCTCGCACGGTTCCACGTTCGCCCGACCTCACCCGGTTGCGCAACGAAATCGACCGGATTGATTGCAAGTTGATCGAGCTGATGAACGAGCGCGCCGAACTGGCGCTGCAGGTTGGCAAGATCAAGGAGCAACAGGGCCAGCCCATCTACGCACCCAACCGCGAGGAGGAAGTCCTCAATCGCGTCGTGGCGATGAACCAGGGCCCTTTGACCGAGTGTTGCATTCGCGCCGTGTTCCGCGAGCTGATCAGTGGAGCGCGGGCCCTGGAATCACATCTCAAGGTGGCGTTTCTCGGGCCGAACTACAGCTACAGCCACCTGGCCGCGCTCGATCGCTTCGGTCAGTCCGCCGAGCTGATTCCGGTGGCGAGCATTGCGGCGGTCTTCGAAGAGGTCAATCGCGGCCATGCCCATTACGGGCTCGTGCCGCTCGAAAACTCGACCGACGGCCGCATCGCCGACACGCTCGAAATGTTCTCGCGCGCCCCGGTGCGCATCTGCGGCGAGGTGCAGTTGCGCGTGCATCACCACCTGTTGGGCCGCTGCGCACGCACAGAGATTCAAGAGGTCTACAGCAAGCCACAGGCCTTGTCTCAGTGCCGCAACTGGCTCGCCCGCCATTTGCCACAAGCCCGGACCGTCGAGGTGACCAGCACGACAACCGCCGCGCAATTGGCCCAGGAGAAACCGTACGCGGCGGCCATCGCCAGCCGCCAGGCGGCCTCGCACTATGGGCTGGAGATCATCTCCGAGAACATCGAAGACCACGCGACGAACATGACCCGGTTCGCAGTCATCGGCGATCATCCGAGCGAGCGGTCGGGCCGCGACAAAGTGGCCGTACTGTTCGAAATCGAGCACCGGCCGGGGGCGCTGGCCGACGCAATGAGCATTTTCAAGCGCAACCGGCTGAACATGACGTGGATCGAGTCGTTCCCGATTCCCGATCAACGCGGGGCCTACATGTTCTTCGTCGAATTCGACGGTTTCGTGCGCGATGCGAAGGTGAAGCGGGCCCTGGCTTCGCTCCAGCAGCGCACCCGGCGATTCGAGTTTCTCGGATGTTTTCCTGCCGCCGAGCCGGTCGGCTGACGCACCGCAGGCGGCGCACGGTAGCGGCCATGCCTCCTCGCCCAATCACTCGCTTGCGCAAGATTTGCCTGGCCCTCCCCGAGGCCCACGAGGTCGAAGCTTGGGGCGCCCCGACGTTTCGCTTGCGCAACAAGATGTTCGCAATCTTCGCCAGCCGCACGAAGCATGCCGGCCGCGGGCGCGACGGCGTCTGGCTCAAGGCATCGCCGGGCGAACAGGGGCGGATGGTCGCGGCGGCGCCCAATCAGTTCTTTGTGCCGCCCTACATGGGGCCGAGCGGTTGGGTGGGGATCTGGCTCGACGGCGTGGTCGATTGGGAGACCGTCGCCGAGCTCGCGCGCGAGGCCTACCTGCTCATCGCCCCCAAGCGGCTGGTCGAGTCGTTGCCGCCGCGATTCCATCGCGACTGACTCAGTGAGGGCTGGTTTTCGTCCCCCGAGGGCGCCCACCGCTGCCGCGCAGCGCCGACTCGTGTTACACTGTGTAGTCTGGCTTCGGCCGCACTTGCCAGCGAGGAGAGTGCGGCCGAGCCCATTTGGTCCCTGGGCGGTCGAGGTGCGCCGTGATAATTGTTCTGCAGCCGGGCGTCAGCGAACAGCAAATTCAGCACGTCATCGAGCGGATCGAAGCGCTCGGCCTGAAGGCTCACCTGAGCCGGGGTACGTTTCGCACGATCGTAGGCTTGATCGGCGACGAGTCGCTGATTCAATCGGGCCAGTTGCAATCGATCGCGGGCGTGGCCGAAGTCATTCCCATCCTGCCGCCCTACAAGCTCGCGAGCCTGGAAGCTCATCCGCAGCCCAGCATTGTCAACGTGGCGGGCGTGAAAGTCGGCGGAGGCTATCTGGCCATGATCGCGGGTCCCTGCGCGATCGAAAGCTTTGAACGTCTCGACGCGATTGCCCGCTCGGTGCGCGAGGCCGGCGCGAACATTCTCCGCGGCGGGGCCTTCAAGCCGCGCACGAGCCCCTATGCGTTTCAGGGCCTGGCCGAAGATGGCTTGAAGATTCTCCGCGACGTCGGCGACAAGTACGGCATGCCCGTGGTCACCGAGGTGATGGACCCCCGTCGCGTGGAACTCGTCGACCAGTACACCGACATGATTCAGATCGGTGCGCGGAACATGCAGAATTTCACGCTGCTGACCGAAGTGGGCCACACGCGCAAGCCGGTGCTGCTGAAGCGCGGCATGAGCGCCACGATCGAAGACCTGTTGATGAGCGCCGAATATGTCCTCTCGCAGGGCAACCCGGGCGTGGTGTTGTGCGAGCGCGGCATCAAGAGCTTCGACAACATCACCCGGAACCTGTTCGACGTCGCCGCGGTACCGGCGTGCAAGCAGCGTTCGCACCTGCCGATCATCGTCGATCCGAGCCATGCCACGGGACGCCCGGCGTTGATTCCGCCTTGTGCTCTGGCCGGCGTGGCCGCTGGCGCCGACGGCGTGCACATCGAAGTCCACAACTGTCCGGAAGAAGCCATGAGCGACGGGCCGCAGGCCCTGTTGCCGGAACAATACGCGGAAGTTGCCCGGCAAATTCGCGCCGTCGCCGAAGTGCTGGGCAAACGGATCAGTCCCTTGGCAGAGGAGGCCGCATGCGCCGCCCGTTCGTAGCCGGTAACTGGAAGATGAATCTCGATCGGGCCAAGGCCGTGAGCCTGGCCCGGGCAGTCGCGACGGGAGCCGGGCGCCGGGCCGACGTCGAATTGGCGGTCTGCCCACCGCACGTGTATTTATGCGCGGTCGGCGAGGTCGTGGCCGGTTCGCCGGTGGCGCTGGGTGCTCAGAACATGTACCACGAGCCCTCCGGCGCCTTCACAGGCGAGACGAGCGCCGCGATGCTGCTCGACGTCGGGTGTCGGTATGTGATCCTGGGCCACAGCGAGCGGCGGCACCTGATGGGGGAGACCGACGCCGCCATCAATCGCAAGCTGCAGGCGGCGCTCGCCGCGGGGCTGACGCCGATCTTGTGCGTCGGCGAGCTGCTCAACGAGCGCGAGGCCGGGCGGACGGCGGACGTGATCCGTACCCAGTGCGAGGGGTCGCTTGCCGGCGTCGATGGCGAGCAAATGGGCAAGATCGTGATCGCATACGAGCCCGTCTGGGCCATCGGCACGGGGCGCAACGCGACGCCCGAGCAGGCGCAGGAAGTTCATGCCGACCTTCGCAAGTTGTTGGCAGCCCGCTACAATGCGGCCGTCGCCGGGGGGGTTCGCATCCTCTACGGCGGCAGCGTGAAGGCCGCGAACGCGGCTGCCTTGCTGGGTCAGGCCGACGTCGACGGGGCCTTGGTCGGCGGGGCCAGTCTGCAAGCGGAAGAGTTCTTGGCCATCGCCGCTGGCGCGCCTCAGGCCGTATAGCGCGACGGAATCCCATCGCTTCAACCTGCGAGCCGATCGTGGCTAACGATCGCTCCGCGATTGTGAGTTAGTTTGCCATGCTCCAAGCCCTGTGCATGATTCTGCTGCTGTTAGTCTCCGTATTCATGATCCTGCTGGTGCTGGTCCAGCGGGGTCGCGGCGGGGGGTTGGCCGGCGCCTTCGGCGGCATGGGGGGGCAAAGCGCCTTTGGCGCCAAGACGGGTGATCGCCTGATGTGGATTACCATCATTGTCGTAGGCGTGTGGATCGCGCTGTGCATCGCTTCGATCAAGGTGTTGAACCAGGACGACTCGCCGCTCAAGGTCGACTTGGGCAATGCGCCCGTCGGCGCGGGCGCCGCAGGAGGCCCCCCAGCAGGCGGCGCTCCGGCAAGCGGTGCTCCAGCAGCAGGTGGCGCCCCGGCCGCGGGCGGTGCCGCTCCAACAGGCGAGGCCCCGGCAACTCCGCCGGTGGAGCCTCCGGTGCAGACCACACCCCCGGGTGACGCCGGGCCCCCGGGCGACGCCGGCGCTCCGGACAGCTCGGCACCCGCATCGACGCCCCCGCCCACCACCCCGTAGCCGCACGGCCGCCGCGGCGCCTGCTCGTGGCGGCATCGAGGGGCTCCTGTTTTCCTCCCGAGGGTCACGCCCGTGCTGTTTAGCATGACCGGCTTCGGCGAGGCACGCCGGCAAGAGAATCAGGTGAACGTCACCTGCGAAGTCCGCGCCATCAACAGCCGGTACTTCAAGATCACGGTCAAGTCGGCCGAAGGCTACGCCGTGCTCGAGCCGGAGATCGAAAGCGTGATCCGGCAGCGCGTGCGGCGAGGAACGATCCAGGTCAGTCTCTGGATCGAACACCAGCGCTCGGTCGAAGACTACCGCATCAACGAAGCCGTGCTCGAGGGTTATCGCCGCCAACTCGAATCGCTGGGCACGCGGTGGCACTTGCCGGAAACGATCGGGCTCGATCGATTGCTCTTACTGCCGGGCGTGATCGTCGACGCGCCGGCCGGGTTCAAGGATGCGACCGACGATTGGCCTGTGATTCGCGCCGCGCTCGAAGAAGCGATGGACAAGCTGGCCCGGATGCGCCGCGAAGAAGGCAAGGCCATGGCCGCCGACCTGCGGGCCAACGCCGCGGCGGTCTTGCGCGAATTGCAAGCCATCGAGGGCCGAGCCCCGCAGGTGGTCGATCAGTATCGCGAGCGGATGCTCGATCGCGTCAACAAGCTGCTCGCCGAGTTCAACGTCACGCTCAATCCCAGCGATCTGATCAAGGAAGTCGGCATCTATTCCGAGCGCAGCGACGTCTCGGAGGAAATCGTCCGGCTGAAAAGCCACCTCGATCAGTTCGAAACGACGCTCGAACTGGACGAAGGCTCGGGCCGGAAGCTGGAATTCCTCGTGCAAGAGATGATGCGCGAGACAAACACGATCGGCTCGAAGAGCAACGATGTCGAGATCGCCCGTGGCGTGATCGAGATCAAGGCGGCGATCGAAAAGATCCGTGAGATGGTCCAGAACGTCGAGTGAGTGCGGCGGAAGGCGCATGGCGAACGGTGCAGCAGGTCGCTTGATCGTGGTTTCCGGTCCCTCGGGTGCCGGCAAGTCGACACTGCTGAAGCGTGTCCTGGCCTCGACCACGCGTCCGCTGGTCAGCTCGATTTCGGCCACGACGCGGCCCCCCCGACCCGGCGAGGTCGATGGACGCGATTACTACTTTCTCACGTCCGAGGAATTTGCCCGCCGCCGCGACGCGGGAGAATTCCTCGAATGTTTCGAGGTTTACGGCCGTGGGCATTGGTATGGCACGTTGCGCAGCGAGGTGACCACTGGTCTTGCAGCGGGGAAATGGGTAGTCTTAGAGATTGACGTCCAAGGGACCGAGGCGATCCGCCGTCAGTTTCCGGCCGCCGTAACGATCTTCGTGCGGCCGAAGTCGTTTGCCGAACTGGAGAAACGGCTGCGCGACCGGGCCACCGAAAGCGAAGCGGCCCTGGCTCGACGCCTGGAGGTCGGCCGCCGAGAGCTGGCTGCTGCCGACACCTACGACTATCAGGTGATCAACGAAGACTTGGATCGGGCCGTTGCCGATCTGTGTCAGATCTTGAACCAACTCGGAGCTGAGAGCACATGATTCCCGAACTGCTCGAAGAGGAAATCGTCAACAAAGTGGGCGGCCGATTCAAGCTGGCCACGTTGATGCAAAAGCGGATGGTCCAGCTCAACGCCGGCGCCCGTCCGCTGGTCAACATGGACTCGCCGGACAAGCTGCAAGTGGTCGTCCGTGAGATCATGGAAGACAAGATCTATCTCGACGAGTCGGCCGAGGTGCGGATCACGGGCGAGGCGACCGAGCAAGGCGGCGGTCCGCCCGAGCTGGATCTCTCGGCCCTGTAGACCCAAGGCCCCATCGCTCGAGAAGCCGTCCCTCCGAATCGCTGACGATCACGCCCTTCGAGCTGCGGCGGTGCCATGTCTGCTACGAAGTCTCCCGCCGGGCGCGAGCTGATCGTCGGGGTAACCGGGGGCATTGCCGCGTATAAGGCTGCGGCGCTGGTCAGTCAACTCGTTCAGCACGGCGACCAGGTGACGGTTGTCATGACGGCCGCCGCCGAGCGGTTTGTCGGCGCTGCCACCTTTGCCGCGCTGACCGGCCGGCCGGTGGCTCGCGAAGATTTCGACGCCGTTCAGTTCCCGCTCGGCACGCACATTGCGCTAGCCGAGCGTGGCGAGCTATTGTGCGTCGCTCCGGCGACGGCCGATCTTCTCGCCAAGGCTGCGACGGGCCGGGCCGACGATCTGCTTAGTACGCTCGTGCTGGCCTTTGGCGGTCCCATCCTGCTGGCCCCGGCGATGAATTCGACCATGTGGGACAAGCCGGCCGTCCAGAGGAACGTGGCCCAGTTGCGCGAGGACGGTTTCCAGATTATCGATCCCGAGGAGGGGTGGCTGAGCTGCCGGCGCAAGGGTGTCGGCCGGATGGCCGCGCCCGAGCGCATCGTCGCCGCGATTCATGCCGAGTTGGGCCGCAAGTCGAACTAGCTCGACGGAGAACCGTGCCGTGGCGCACATCCTCATCACCTCCGGTCCGACGCGGCAGTACATCGACCCGGTTCGCTATCTGACGAACGCCTCGAGCGGGCGCATGGGCAAGGCGCTGGCCGAGGCCGCGCTGGCCCAAGGTCATCGCGTGACGATCGTCAGCGGTCCGGTCGAAGTGCACTACCCGGCCGAGGCCCAGGTGGTCCCCGTCATTTCGACCGAAGACATGCTCGAAGCGTGCCGGCCCATTTTTGCCGAATGCGACGGGCTGATCGGCGTCGCGGCTCCGTGCGACTACCGTCCAATCCGGGTGTCGCCCGGTAAGATTGCCAAGACAGGCGATCCGCTGGTCCTGAACTTGATCGAGACGTCCGACGTCGTGGCGACGCTGGGTGCCACAAAAACCCGCCAATGGCTCGTCGGCTTTGCCCTGGAGACCGAGGATCATCGATTGCGGGCGCTCGCCAAGCTGCAAAAGAAGAGCTGCGATCTGGTCGTGCTCAACGGACCCGACGCAATGAACTCGGCCGAGAACTCGGTCGAAATTATCGACCCGGCCGGTGCGGTGCTGTCGGCCTTCAGCGGCCCGAAAGAGGACGTCGCCCGGCAGATTTTCGACGTCATTCAAGCGCGGCTCATCGCTCAGCCCGTCCGTCGCTCAGCGCCCTGACAACGAGGGGGCAGGGCGTCTATTCCGGCCGCCCCGCGGGGAGCGGCACGTCGCGAAAGCAGATTTCCAGGCTCCGCTGCGAACGAATTCGCGGGTAGGTCAATCGCAACCTTACGGGTTGGCTGTCCTCGGCCGGAGTGCCGAAGGTGATCTTGAGACGCGCGGCGCCATCGACCAGCGCATTGGTCTGCCCGTGAATGCGAAAAGCCCGGCCTGTTGCATCGAGCAACTCGACCTCATTTTCCTGCAGCAAGACGTCGGCCGGTTCGGGCACCACGAGGTCGCGCAGCACCGTGAGGGTGGCATCCCAGCGGCCGCCGGGCTTGGATTCGAGCGCCGCGACGTCGAGCACCAGTCCGTCGCGCCGATGCGTCGAGGGCCGGTCAAGCTGCGAGATTTCGATCGTCTCGTGATCACCCACGGCGATCACGTCCCAAAGCAGGCAAAGCTCATCGAGACGACCGGTCACCGTGGCCGGCGGGTGCAGGCGCAGATCGAGCGACAGCTTTCGATTCGCGCTGCCGGCCACGTTCCAGCCACCGCTGGTGGGTTGCGGGGCCGACGGAAACGCCCGATCGCCGACACGGATTTCGGCAACTTCGGGAGGCGACCGATAGGCAACCAGCTGCAGCCGATCTTCCCACATGATCTGCACGTTGATCTGAAAGGTGTGCGTCGTCTCGGTACGCAGCGTCTCGTAGTCGAGATCTTCCATGAATACTCGGCGGGCACTGGAAATCTGGGCCCGTACTGGGCCGGCATAGGCGACGGGGTTCTTGCCGGGCATCCCGGCGACGACGACCAGGCCCGGCCGCGAGGTGTCGTAATGTGGGCGCACGTGGTTGCCCGTTTGCGCACAGATCTGGTCGAGCGCCACCCAAAAAGTCGTCGCGCCTGCGGCGAGGTCCACGGGCTTGTCGTGGAACGAGCTGTATTGGTCGCCCAACAGCAGTTCGTTGCCGCTGCTCGCGCTCAGCCGCTTGAGCACCTGCGAGGCGGGCTCGGCGGCCGCCGATGCTTCCAGCGGCATGGCCGACCAGAGCTCGTGAACCTTAAGATCGCGCAAAATCTCCTTCGCGCGCAGGCGGACTTCGAGGTCGGGCGATTGCGCGGCCTGCTCGATCGCGACACGCGCCGCGGCGCCCGCGGCGAGCAGTTCGTCGCGCGCGGTGGCACGGTTCTGGAACGAAGGGTCGCCGAGCCGTTCGACGAGCCGGGCCACACGTAGACCCTCGGCGGGAGCTGGAACGTCTTGAGCCAGCCCCAGGGGCGTGAGTGCCGCGGCGATGGCTGCCTGGCAGCAGCATCCGAGCCATGCGCGTGGGCAATGCGCCATGACCTGCTCTCCATCGCCGCGCCGGGTGCGGCTGCGCGGCGGGGGTGGAAATTCCGCCGTTCGGCCAGTAGAACCGGGGGCCTGCGCGGTCCGGAACTGCCGGCAAAATGGTCGCGGCGGGGCCTGTTGCACAGGGAACGACGCCCAGCGCAGCGGGCCAGGCGGCGGACGTTACGCTCCGGGTCGACAGCGAGTCAATGCCAATTCGACGCACTACGTCGACTGATATCACCGTGGTGCCAGCGAAGGGCATAGCGCCGCGAACCGCGGCGAGTGGGAGCAATCACCGTGGCACATGACTGCCTGAGCGTCGGCATCCTCGTGGCCGATCATCTCTGCACGCCGATTCCGGAGCTGCCCGCGCCGGGGCAACTCGTGCTGGCCGACGCCTTGCCCCTGGATATCGGCGGCTGCGCGGCGAACACGGCCATCGACCTGGCCCGCGTAGGGGTCGAAGTCGGCATCGTCGGCTGCGTCGGCCAGGACATCATGGGCACCTTCATGCTCGACAAGCTCTACGCCTGCGGGGTCGACATCGAAAGCGTGCACCGCGTGGCCGAACGCCATACTTCGGCGACCTTGATCATCAACGTCGCCGGCGAGGATCGGCGGTTCATTCACACGTTGGGCGCCAATGCCGTCCTGCGCGCGTCCGACATTCCCATGCATCGCGTCCAGCGGACGAAGGTGCTCTACGTCGGCGGTTACCTGCTGATGTCGGCGCTCGACCCGTATGAATTGGCCGACGTGTTTCGCGCGGCCCGCGCCGCGGGAGTGCGAACTGTGCTCGACGTCGTACTCCCCGACCATCATGACGCCTGGCCGCTGCTGGAGCCGGTGCTGCCGCAGACCGACGTGTTTCTGCCGAACGAGGATGAGGCAGTGGCCCTGACCAAGCTGAGCGACCCGCTAGCACAGGCCGAACGGTTTGTGGCCGCCGGGGCGCGCACCGCGGTCATCACCTGTGGCGGTCGAGGCACCTATCTGGTCAACGACCAGGTGCGGTTGCGCGCGGGGGTGTATCCCACCGAATTTGTCGGTGGTACGGGCGCCGGCGACGCTTTCGATGCCGGCTATATCGTCGGTCTGCTCCGTGGCGGCGATCCGCAGCTTTGCCTGCAATGGGGTAGCGCCTTGGGGGCCAGCTGCGTGCGCGCCGTCAGTGCGACGCAAAGCGTCTTTACCCGGGCCGACGCCGAAGCGTTTGTCGCCGCGCACAAGCTGGTGATCGATCGCCTGTGACGTTCGCGCCGCCGCCGCGCGAACACTTCGCCGCGCGCCGGCGTCATTTGCCTGCCGGACGTGCGCGGTATACTCCCTGGCTTTCGGCTGGGGGGCAACGGCCGGCCTGGTTTCTGGTCCTACCGCAGCGGGAGTCGAGTCGATGACGCGGGTCGCAATCCTGGGAGCAACGGGCTACACCGCCCTCGAGCTGATCAAGCTCCTCCTGCGCCATCCCCAGGCCCGGCTCACCACGGTCACCAGCCGGCAAGATGGCAACCCGCCCCTGGCGATGGTGCATCCATCGCTCACGGGCCGCGTCGACCTGAATTGCGAGGACCTGGGGCCCGTGGCGGTGGCTGCCCGCGCCGATTGCGTGTTTGCCTGCCTGCCGCATGGCACCACGGCCGAGATCGTGCCGCATCTGCTTCAAGCCGGCGCGCGGGTGATTGATCTGAGTGCCGATTACCGGCTCGACAGTCCGGAAAGTTACGCGCAATGGTACGGCGAACCGCATCGCGACCCCCAGCGGCTGGGCCAGGTCGTCTACGGGCTGCCGGAGCTGTTTCGCGAAGCGATCCGCGAGGCGCCGCTCGTCGCCAACCCCGGCTGCTATCCGACCAGCGCGATTCTGCCGTTGGCGCCCTTGCTGAAGCATCGTTTGATCGATCCGCGCGACATCATAGTCGACTCGAAAAGTGGTGTCTCCGGTGCCGGGCGAACGCCGAAACTGACCACGCACTTTCCCGAATGCAACGAGAGCGTTTCGGCGTACAACGTTGGCCGGCATCGGCACACGCCCGAGATCGAGCAAGTGTTGGGACGGTTCACGGGGACGGCCCCCAGCGTGATTTTCACGCCGCATTTGATCCCCATGGATCGCGGCATTTTAACGACGACCTACAGTCGGCCGCTGAAACCCCTGGGCGAGAACGAGCTGCTGGCGGTCCTGGGCGATTTCTACGCCAATGAGCCGTTCGTCAAGGTCGTGAACCACCTGCCGGGCACGAAGGACACGGTGGGCACGAACTACGTGCACATCACCGGGCGCGTGGTGCGCGACCGCATCGTGACGATTAGTTGCGAGGACAACATGATCAAAGGGGCTTCCGGCGCGGCACTGCAGAATTTCAACTTGATGTACGGATATCCTGAAACCACGGCGCTGCTCTAACGGGAACTACGCCGCCAAGGCACACGGTCGGAGAGGCAACGATGTCGACGCGCATTCCTCGGGGCTTCAAATTGTCGGGCGTTCATTGCGGGCTGAAGCGCTCGGCGGCCAAGCAGGACTTGGCGCTGGTCGTCACGGATCGGCCCGCCGTTTCGGCTGGCGTTTATACCCAGAACCGCATCTGCGCCGCACCCGTGCGGTTCGATCGGCAGCGGACCCCGAATGACGTGACCCGGGTGATCGTGATCAACTCGGGCAATGCCAACGCCGCCACGGGTGATCGTGGCGATCGCGACGCGGCCGAAATGGCACGTCTGGCCGCAGCGGCCGTCGGCGCCCCGGCCGAGGCCGCGCTCGTGCTGTCCACGGGCATCATCGGCGAGTTTCTGCCGATGGAGAAGATCGCCGGGGGGATCCACGCCGCGGCCGCCCAGCTCGGCGACAACGATGACGACCTGGTCGCGGCAGCGCGAGGCATGCTGACAACCGACACCCGGCACAAGCTGGCCGGCCGCACCCTCCGGATTGCCGGCAGCGAAGTTTCGATCACCGGCATGGCCAAGGGCGCCGCGATGATCGGTCCCCGGATGGCCACGATGCTGGGGGTCGTGATGACCGATGCGCGATTGACCCCGGCCGATGCTCAGACGCTGTTGGGCGCCGTGGTCGAAGATACGTTCAATTGCATCAGCGTCGATGGCCACATGAGCACCAACGACACCGTGCTGTTGGTTGCCAGCGGCGCGGCC
Coding sequences within it:
- the secG gene encoding preprotein translocase subunit SecG, with the protein product MLQALCMILLLLVSVFMILLVLVQRGRGGGLAGAFGGMGGQSAFGAKTGDRLMWITIIVVGVWIALCIASIKVLNQDDSPLKVDLGNAPVGAGAAGGPPAGGAPASGAPAAGGAPAAGGAAPTGEAPATPPVEPPVQTTPPGDAGPPGDAGAPDSSAPASTPPPTTP
- a CDS encoding Hsp70 family protein, whose amino-acid sequence is MAQGEKIIGIDLGTTNSVVSVMEGKDAKVIPNAEGNRLTPSVVAFTDKGETLVGEPARRQAVTNPRRTVSSIKRFMGRRHAEVEAEEKIVPYTITGGPQEYVKVGIGDKQFTPPEVSAKVLQKLKESAESYLGHKVNKAVITVPAYFNDAQRQATKDAGQIAGLEVVRIINEPTAAALAYGLDKKEAEKIVVFDLGGGTFDVSVLEVAEGVFRVISTNGDTHLGGDDFDQALINYVADEFQREQGIDLRKDTMALQRLQEACEKAKKELSSSATTDINLPFITADAS
- a CDS encoding MmcQ/YjbR family DNA-binding protein — its product is MPPRPITRLRKICLALPEAHEVEAWGAPTFRLRNKMFAIFASRTKHAGRGRDGVWLKASPGEQGRMVAAAPNQFFVPPYMGPSGWVGIWLDGVVDWETVAELAREAYLLIAPKRLVESLPPRFHRD
- the tpiA gene encoding triose-phosphate isomerase, which produces MRRPFVAGNWKMNLDRAKAVSLARAVATGAGRRADVELAVCPPHVYLCAVGEVVAGSPVALGAQNMYHEPSGAFTGETSAAMLLDVGCRYVILGHSERRHLMGETDAAINRKLQAALAAGLTPILCVGELLNEREAGRTADVIRTQCEGSLAGVDGEQMGKIVIAYEPVWAIGTGRNATPEQAQEVHADLRKLLAARYNAAVAGGVRILYGGSVKAANAAALLGQADVDGALVGGASLQAEEFLAIAAGAPQAV
- the aroF gene encoding 3-deoxy-7-phosphoheptulonate synthase encodes the protein MIIVLQPGVSEQQIQHVIERIEALGLKAHLSRGTFRTIVGLIGDESLIQSGQLQSIAGVAEVIPILPPYKLASLEAHPQPSIVNVAGVKVGGGYLAMIAGPCAIESFERLDAIARSVREAGANILRGGAFKPRTSPYAFQGLAEDGLKILRDVGDKYGMPVVTEVMDPRRVELVDQYTDMIQIGARNMQNFTLLTEVGHTRKPVLLKRGMSATIEDLLMSAEYVLSQGNPGVVLCERGIKSFDNITRNLFDVAAVPACKQRSHLPIIVDPSHATGRPALIPPCALAGVAAGADGVHIEVHNCPEEAMSDGPQALLPEQYAEVARQIRAVAEVLGKRISPLAEEAACAARS
- the gmk gene encoding guanylate kinase; the encoded protein is MANGAAGRLIVVSGPSGAGKSTLLKRVLASTTRPLVSSISATTRPPRPGEVDGRDYYFLTSEEFARRRDAGEFLECFEVYGRGHWYGTLRSEVTTGLAAGKWVVLEIDVQGTEAIRRQFPAAVTIFVRPKSFAELEKRLRDRATESEAALARRLEVGRRELAAADTYDYQVINEDLDRAVADLCQILNQLGAEST
- a CDS encoding YicC family protein encodes the protein MTGFGEARRQENQVNVTCEVRAINSRYFKITVKSAEGYAVLEPEIESVIRQRVRRGTIQVSLWIEHQRSVEDYRINEAVLEGYRRQLESLGTRWHLPETIGLDRLLLLPGVIVDAPAGFKDATDDWPVIRAALEEAMDKLARMRREEGKAMAADLRANAAAVLRELQAIEGRAPQVVDQYRERMLDRVNKLLAEFNVTLNPSDLIKEVGIYSERSDVSEEIVRLKSHLDQFETTLELDEGSGRKLEFLVQEMMRETNTIGSKSNDVEIARGVIEIKAAIEKIREMVQNVE
- the pheA gene encoding prephenate dehydratase codes for the protein MGKGKTSVKPARTVPRSPDLTRLRNEIDRIDCKLIELMNERAELALQVGKIKEQQGQPIYAPNREEEVLNRVVAMNQGPLTECCIRAVFRELISGARALESHLKVAFLGPNYSYSHLAALDRFGQSAELIPVASIAAVFEEVNRGHAHYGLVPLENSTDGRIADTLEMFSRAPVRICGEVQLRVHHHLLGRCARTEIQEVYSKPQALSQCRNWLARHLPQARTVEVTSTTTAAQLAQEKPYAAAIASRQAASHYGLEIISENIEDHATNMTRFAVIGDHPSERSGRDKVAVLFEIEHRPGALADAMSIFKRNRLNMTWIESFPIPDQRGAYMFFVEFDGFVRDAKVKRALASLQQRTRRFEFLGCFPAAEPVG
- a CDS encoding DNA-directed RNA polymerase subunit omega, whose protein sequence is MIPELLEEEIVNKVGGRFKLATLMQKRMVQLNAGARPLVNMDSPDKLQVVVREIMEDKIYLDESAEVRITGEATEQGGGPPELDLSAL
- a CDS encoding phosphopantothenoylcysteine decarboxylase, which translates into the protein MSATKSPAGRELIVGVTGGIAAYKAAALVSQLVQHGDQVTVVMTAAAERFVGAATFAALTGRPVAREDFDAVQFPLGTHIALAERGELLCVAPATADLLAKAATGRADDLLSTLVLAFGGPILLAPAMNSTMWDKPAVQRNVAQLREDGFQIIDPEEGWLSCRRKGVGRMAAPERIVAAIHAELGRKSN